In the Chroococcidiopsis sp. SAG 2025 genome, one interval contains:
- the murD gene encoding UDP-N-acetylmuramoyl-L-alanine--D-glutamate ligase codes for MSNACVIGLGKSGVAAARLLKREGWQVILSDRSDSASLRQQQQQLAAEGITVCLAHTPNLDGTDSPQLIVVSPGVPWDADILNRARELGIETIGEMELAWRYLNAVPWVGITGTNGKTTTTALVAAIFQTAGLNAPACGNIGHAVCDVALEFKNNSRGAQPCAPTNYPDWIIAEISSYQIESAPSVAPRIGVWTTFTPDHLSRHKTLERYYDIKAHLVHQSQLQVINGDDAFLSQEKMNDWQDAYWTSVKGKAFLNCNPDLGTYIEDGWVIFGQEQIVQVSALRMVGAHNLQNLLMAVAVARLAGIDKEAIATAIATFPGVPHRLEHICTWQGIDFINDSKATNYDAAQVGLSSVTSPAILIAGGEAKIGDDLAWLQTIQAQAAAVLLIGDAAPAFALRLSQVGYNNYEIVETMARAVSRAAELAPQYQARVVLLSPACASFDRYQNFEQRGDDFRQLCMQLVQ; via the coding sequence ATGTCCAATGCTTGTGTAATCGGACTCGGAAAATCTGGTGTTGCTGCTGCCCGACTGTTGAAACGAGAGGGTTGGCAAGTGATATTGAGCGATCGCTCTGACTCTGCATCTTTACGCCAGCAGCAGCAACAACTCGCAGCAGAGGGGATTACAGTCTGTTTGGCTCATACCCCGAATTTAGACGGCACGGATTCACCCCAGTTAATCGTTGTCAGTCCTGGCGTACCTTGGGATGCAGATATCTTAAATCGTGCCAGAGAATTAGGGATCGAGACGATTGGTGAAATGGAACTGGCTTGGCGCTATCTCAACGCTGTTCCCTGGGTAGGAATCACTGGTACTAACGGCAAAACCACAACGACAGCTTTAGTTGCAGCAATTTTTCAAACCGCCGGACTCAACGCCCCCGCCTGTGGGAATATCGGTCATGCCGTCTGTGATGTAGCTTTGGAGTTTAAAAATAATAGTAGGGGCGCACAGCCGTGCGCCCCTACCAATTATCCTGATTGGATAATTGCCGAAATCAGCAGCTATCAAATCGAATCTGCTCCCTCGGTTGCGCCGCGTATTGGTGTTTGGACGACATTTACACCCGATCACCTCAGCCGCCACAAGACTTTAGAGCGGTATTACGACATTAAAGCGCACCTAGTGCATCAATCCCAATTGCAAGTGATTAATGGCGATGATGCTTTCTTGAGTCAGGAAAAGATGAATGATTGGCAGGATGCTTACTGGACGAGTGTTAAAGGTAAAGCTTTCCTCAACTGCAATCCCGATTTAGGTACTTATATTGAAGACGGTTGGGTTATCTTTGGGCAAGAGCAGATCGTGCAGGTGTCGGCGTTACGGATGGTAGGCGCGCACAACTTGCAAAATCTGCTGATGGCGGTAGCGGTGGCGCGGTTAGCAGGAATTGACAAAGAGGCGATCGCAACTGCAATAGCTACATTTCCAGGCGTTCCCCACCGCTTAGAACACATTTGCACTTGGCAAGGAATTGATTTTATCAACGATAGCAAGGCAACTAACTACGATGCAGCTCAAGTTGGGTTATCTTCTGTCACCAGCCCTGCAATTTTGATTGCTGGCGGCGAAGCAAAAATTGGTGATGACTTGGCATGGTTGCAAACAATTCAAGCTCAAGCCGCCGCCGTTTTACTCATTGGAGATGCTGCGCCAGCTTTTGCCTTACGTTTATCTCAAGTGGGTTACAACAATTACGAGATTGTGGAAACGATGGCGCGTGCCGTGTCTAGAGCCGCAGAATTAGCCCCACAATATCAGGCGCGGGTTGTCTTACTTTCTCCTGCCTGTGCCAGTTTCGATCGCTACCAAAATTTCGAGCAACGCGGCGATGATTTTCGGCAGTTATGTATGCAGTTAGTGCAATAA
- a CDS encoding CTB family bacteriocin, whose protein sequence is MINETNTELFVELSDEQQQLVAGGYSYPGGGDGQSIYDILNTNLKETKSVQQLKVGIASTRDGSYVDSST, encoded by the coding sequence ATGATTAACGAAACCAACACTGAATTATTTGTCGAACTGTCTGACGAACAACAACAACTCGTAGCTGGTGGTTATTCTTATCCCGGCGGTGGTGATGGTCAGTCCATCTATGACATTCTCAATACAAACTTGAAAGAAACGAAATCCGTACAACAACTCAAAGTCGGAATTGCCTCGACTCGCGATGGTAGCTATGTTGACAGTAGTACCTGA
- a CDS encoding bacteriocin, translating into MNYLSNYLTSKQQLVAGGYSWDGYGDNSIYDALGTSLKEKQSVQHLKVGIASTRQGSYVDQDYLNANQSFETDAFKYFTAK; encoded by the coding sequence ATGAACTATTTGTCGAACTATCTGACGAGCAAGCAACAATTAGTCGCAGGTGGTTATTCTTGGGACGGTTACGGTGACAATTCTATCTATGATGCTTTGGGAACCAGTTTGAAAGAGAAGCAATCAGTACAACACCTGAAAGTAGGGATTGCTTCAACTCGCCAAGGTAGCTATGTTGACCAAGATTACTTGAATGCTAACCAAAGCTTTGAAACTGATGCTTTCAAATATTTCACAGCTAAATAA
- a CDS encoding CTB family bacteriocin: MINETNNELFVELSDEQQQLVAGGYSWDGYGDNSIYDALGTSLKEKQSVQHLKVGIASTRQGSYVDQDYLNANQSFETDAFKYFTAK, from the coding sequence ATGATTAACGAAACCAACAATGAACTATTTGTCGAACTATCTGACGAGCAACAACAATTAGTCGCAGGTGGTTATTCTTGGGACGGCTACGGTGACAATTCTATCTATGATGCTTTGGGAACCAGTTTGAAAGAGAAGCAATCAGTGCAACACCTGAAAGTGGGAATTGCTTCAACTCGCCAAGGTAGCTATGTTGACCAAGATTACTTGAATGCTAACCAAAGCTTTGAAACTGATGCTTTCAAATATTTCACAGCTAAATAA
- a CDS encoding CTB family bacteriocin — translation MINENTELFVELSDEQQQLVAGGYSWDGYGDNSIYDALGTSLKEKQSVQHLKVGIASTRQGSYVDQDYLNANQSFETDAFKYFTAK, via the coding sequence ATGATTAACGAAAACACCGAATTATTTGTTGAACTATCTGACGAACAACAACAATTAGTCGCAGGTGGTTATTCTTGGGACGGTTACGGTGACAATTCCATCTATGACGCTTTGGGAACTAGCTTGAAAGAGAAGCAATCAGTGCAACACCTGAAAGTGGGAATTGCTTCAACTCGCCAAGGTAGCTATGTTGACCAAGATTACTTGAATGCTAACCAAAGCTTTGAAACTGACGCTTTCAAGTATTTCACAGCTAAATAA
- a CDS encoding CTB family bacteriocin encodes MINETNTELFVELSDEQQQLVAGGYSYPGGGDGQSIYDILNTNLKETKSVQQLKVGIASTRDGSYVDQEYLNANQSFETDAFKFFTAK; translated from the coding sequence ATGATTAACGAAACCAACACTGAATTATTTGTCGAACTGTCTGACGAACAACAACAACTCGTAGCTGGTGGTTATTCTTATCCCGGCGGTGGTGATGGTCAGTCCATCTATGACATTCTCAATACAAACTTGAAAGAAACGAAATCCGTACAACAACTCAAAGTCGGAATTGCCTCGACTCGCGACGGTAGCTATGTCGACCAAGAATACCTGAATGCTAACCAAAGCTTTGAAACTGATGCTTTCAAGTTTTTCACAGCTAAATAG
- a CDS encoding HlyD family secretion protein, which yields MVSEVNPESLRIVESEEFLPSISPTVTIGGGVLVVAFSAAVSLAATLNYNVTVKAPASIRGEVQIVQSASDGVVRNITVKENQLVKKGDAIAYVDNSQILTRRNQLLDSVQQSRSQLRQISSQLSSIDSQIAAESNLSTRSVASAQAELQLQQRDYLAKQQTAIAEVQVAQASLDLAREEMQRYRQLANTGAIPILQVKEKEQAYKAAQAKVNQAKANLNPSNATVSIANERIAQEEARGMATVAALQKERKNLVSNQIELQNQVARDTKEVQQMGVELSKTMILSPTDGTVLKLELRNPGQVVSTGQAIAQISRTNSRLDIKTYVPGAEISKIKPGQQVQMRVSACPYPDYGTLKGVVKTVAPDVVPTASGAASESPTPAGAYEVTIQPNTWFVGTGDRLCRLQPGMEGTVDIISKSETPLQFVLRKARILSGI from the coding sequence ATGGTTAGCGAAGTCAATCCAGAATCTCTACGAATAGTTGAAAGCGAAGAGTTTCTACCCTCAATTAGTCCTACAGTCACAATTGGCGGCGGAGTTCTGGTAGTTGCCTTCAGTGCAGCGGTATCCTTGGCTGCTACGCTCAACTACAACGTGACAGTCAAAGCACCTGCATCGATTCGCGGCGAAGTCCAAATCGTCCAATCGGCATCCGATGGCGTTGTCAGAAACATTACCGTCAAAGAAAACCAATTGGTGAAAAAAGGTGATGCGATCGCTTACGTTGACAATTCACAAATTTTAACTAGAAGAAACCAATTACTTGACAGCGTTCAACAAAGTCGCTCTCAACTAAGACAAATTTCATCTCAGTTGAGTTCCATCGATAGTCAAATTGCGGCAGAATCGAATTTATCAACTCGTTCAGTTGCCTCCGCTCAGGCAGAATTGCAACTACAGCAAAGAGATTACCTTGCCAAACAACAGACAGCAATAGCAGAAGTGCAAGTCGCTCAAGCCTCGCTAGATCTGGCGCGAGAGGAGATGCAACGCTACCGTCAACTAGCCAATACAGGCGCAATTCCTATATTACAAGTTAAAGAAAAAGAACAAGCTTATAAAGCGGCGCAGGCAAAAGTCAATCAAGCCAAAGCCAATCTCAACCCTAGTAATGCTACAGTCTCGATCGCCAACGAACGCATCGCCCAAGAAGAAGCACGGGGTATGGCAACTGTAGCCGCATTACAAAAAGAACGTAAAAACTTAGTTAGTAACCAAATCGAATTACAAAATCAAGTTGCCCGCGACACCAAAGAAGTCCAACAAATGGGGGTAGAGCTGAGCAAGACCATGATTCTCTCGCCCACCGATGGTACAGTGTTGAAACTAGAGTTGCGCAACCCAGGACAGGTAGTTAGCACGGGACAAGCGATCGCCCAAATTTCCCGCACCAACTCGCGTTTAGACATCAAAACTTACGTCCCAGGTGCAGAGATTAGCAAGATCAAGCCAGGTCAGCAAGTTCAGATGCGCGTTTCCGCCTGTCCCTACCCCGACTACGGCACGCTTAAGGGTGTAGTCAAAACCGTGGCTCCCGATGTCGTACCTACTGCTAGCGGTGCAGCCAGCGAGTCCCCAACTCCAGCAGGCGCATACGAGGTGACAATTCAACCGAATACGTGGTTTGTCGGTACTGGCGATCGCCTGTGTCGATTGCAACCTGGTATGGAAGGGACAGTAGACATTATTTCCAAATCAGAGACACCATTACAATTCGTTTTACGTAAAGCAAGAATTCTTTCGGGTATCTAA
- a CDS encoding response regulator yields MKSESKINVLLVDDYPENLVALEATLNSLGQNLVKAYSGKQALKCLLEQDFAVILLDVQMPEMDGFETASLIRQRERSRHTPIIFLTAISDSDDLKSKGYALGAVDYLLKPIDPIILTSKVAVFVELFKKNLEVKRQAAQLVAKNLEIFQAQAARQQAEAANLMKDEFLAVVSHELRSPLNSILGWSQLMQMRKFDEAKLCQALKIIERNAKSQAQLIDDILDMSRLMRGKVQLSIQPVNAIATIELLLESIRPQLEEKSLQLHTHLDPAAQTIAADPARLRQIIWNLLSNAVKFTPEKGQIEIRLSQESREQGAGSREQGSRGAEEQGSRKVTTVNYQRPTTNYQLPTTNYQLPITTYAQIQVIDTGIGIRPEFLPQIFDRFRQADSSITRAFGGLGLGLAIVRQLVILHGGTIEAHSEGEGKGTTFTVRLPLANSPSTATSSSTGTPNLINLIANDESKLNSLLDGVNVLVVEDNNDSRDFIKFALEQAGATVTTVSSAADAVAYLERDRPDVLISDIAMPETDGYQFIQQLRATEQPGDKYIPAIALTAHAKPEDRSRSLAAGFQQHITKPVESTALIAAVAELIKQQSVVSSQ; encoded by the coding sequence ATGAAGTCCGAATCTAAAATCAACGTCTTACTAGTAGACGATTATCCCGAAAATCTTGTAGCGCTGGAGGCAACGCTTAACAGCTTAGGGCAGAACTTGGTTAAAGCTTATTCCGGCAAACAAGCTTTAAAATGCTTGCTAGAGCAAGACTTTGCTGTCATCTTACTAGACGTACAGATGCCAGAAATGGATGGATTTGAAACAGCAAGTCTAATTCGACAAAGAGAGCGATCGCGCCATACACCAATTATTTTTCTCACGGCAATTAGCGATAGCGACGACTTAAAGTCAAAAGGATACGCTCTAGGTGCTGTCGATTATTTACTCAAACCTATCGATCCAATTATCTTAACATCTAAAGTTGCAGTATTTGTCGAGTTATTTAAAAAGAATTTAGAGGTAAAACGTCAAGCAGCTCAATTAGTTGCCAAGAATTTAGAAATATTTCAAGCTCAAGCTGCTCGGCAGCAAGCAGAAGCAGCTAACTTAATGAAAGATGAATTTTTAGCTGTTGTTTCTCACGAATTGCGATCGCCCTTGAACTCAATTTTAGGCTGGTCGCAACTCATGCAGATGCGGAAGTTTGATGAAGCTAAATTGTGTCAAGCACTCAAGATCATCGAACGGAATGCCAAATCTCAAGCGCAACTGATCGATGACATTCTCGATATGTCTAGGTTGATGCGTGGGAAAGTGCAGCTATCCATTCAACCTGTAAACGCGATCGCCACGATTGAATTGCTATTAGAATCAATTCGTCCCCAGCTTGAGGAGAAATCGCTACAACTACACACGCACCTCGATCCGGCAGCACAAACAATCGCCGCCGATCCAGCCCGCCTGCGACAAATTATTTGGAATTTACTCTCCAATGCAGTTAAATTCACTCCTGAAAAAGGGCAGATCGAGATACGGCTGAGTCAAGAAAGTAGGGAGCAGGGAGCAGGGAGCAGGGAGCAGGGGAGCAGGGGAGCAGAGGAGCAGGGGAGCAGAAAAGTAACAACAGTCAACTACCAACGACCAACTACCAATTACCAACTACCAACTACCAATTACCAATTACCAATTACCACCTACGCTCAAATCCAAGTCATCGATACAGGAATTGGTATTCGTCCCGAATTTCTGCCGCAAATTTTCGATCGCTTTCGTCAAGCAGACAGTTCTATTACTCGCGCTTTTGGCGGACTGGGGTTAGGACTGGCGATCGTACGACAACTGGTGATTCTACATGGTGGCACGATTGAAGCTCACAGCGAGGGAGAAGGCAAGGGAACAACGTTTACAGTACGACTACCACTAGCAAATAGTCCTTCTACAGCGACTTCCTCCTCTACAGGGACTCCCAATCTCATTAACTTGATTGCAAATGATGAATCAAAGTTAAATTCATTACTGGATGGGGTAAACGTGTTAGTTGTCGAGGATAACAACGATAGCCGTGACTTCATCAAATTCGCACTCGAACAAGCAGGTGCAACTGTCACGACAGTTTCTTCAGCCGCAGATGCAGTCGCTTATTTAGAACGCGATCGCCCCGATGTCTTAATTAGCGATATTGCCATGCCAGAAACCGACGGCTATCAATTCATTCAGCAGCTGCGAGCCACCGAGCAACCAGGAGATAAGTATATTCCCGCGATCGCCCTAACTGCTCACGCTAAGCCAGAAGACCGTTCGCGATCGCTAGCAGCAGGCTTCCAACAGCACATTACTAAACCTGTAGAATCTACCGCTCTGATTGCAGCCGTAGCGGAGTTAATCAAGCAGCAGTCAGTTGTTAGTTCTCAGTGA
- a CDS encoding peptidase domain-containing ABC transporter gives MVSLLKKKYQAILQASEEDCGAACLATICKHYGKVLSINRSREAVGTGQLGTTMLGLKRGAEALGLNARSVKASSEVLDKIHEVPLPAIIHWQGYHWIVLFGRQGNKFVVADPAVGIRYLTRRELLEAWSGIMLLLVPDPDRFHNMGEEESSGGFTRFFRRIWPYRLLLLEALGINIVLGLLSLASPILIQILTDDVLVRGDMQLLTVVVAAVIVTNVFSSTMGLLQSTMISHFGQRLQLGLVLEFGRKLLHLPLSYFESRRSGEITSRLRDISEINQLVSQIVAHLPSQIFIAIISFAFMVFYSWKLTLTVLLVGMVMAFSTVPFLPTLQQKTRNLLILSAENQGVLVETFKGAMVMKTTTAAPQFWDEFQSRFGRMANLTFSTIKLGILNSTFTQLISSIGGIALLGYGSVLVIKNELSIGQMLAFNSMQGNVIGLISSLIGLTDEYFRTQTAVTRLLEVIDATPESVGDTYKPFAKILPDADIECSHICFHHAGRIDLLEDFSVTLPGGKIVALIGQSGCGKSTLSKLISGLYEPQSGNIRIGLYNLQDLSLDCLRQQVVLIPQEPHFWSRSILDNFRLGNPHLEFEQIVKACQIANADGFISQLPNKYQTVLGEFGANLSGGQRQRLAIARAIVNNPPVLILDEATSGLDPIGEFEVLERLFAARKGKTTILITHRPAVVDRAEWVVLMNQGKLVVQGPLSELRHAPGEHLKFFLP, from the coding sequence ATGGTTAGTCTGCTGAAGAAAAAATATCAAGCGATTTTACAAGCAAGTGAGGAAGATTGCGGCGCGGCTTGTTTGGCAACGATTTGCAAGCACTACGGCAAAGTTTTGAGCATCAACCGCAGTCGGGAAGCAGTCGGAACCGGACAACTGGGAACGACGATGTTAGGGTTGAAACGCGGTGCTGAAGCTTTAGGATTAAACGCGCGATCGGTTAAAGCATCGAGTGAGGTTTTAGACAAAATTCATGAAGTCCCTCTGCCAGCCATTATTCACTGGCAAGGCTACCACTGGATTGTCTTGTTTGGACGGCAGGGTAATAAATTTGTTGTCGCTGACCCCGCAGTAGGTATTCGTTATCTCACTCGGCGAGAGTTGTTGGAAGCTTGGAGTGGAATCATGCTGTTGCTGGTTCCCGACCCAGACCGCTTCCATAATATGGGAGAAGAAGAATCTTCTGGTGGCTTTACGCGCTTTTTCCGCAGAATTTGGCCCTATCGCCTGCTGTTGCTAGAAGCACTTGGGATCAATATTGTTTTAGGTTTACTTTCTTTAGCTAGCCCAATTTTAATTCAAATTCTTACAGATGATGTTCTCGTTCGGGGAGATATGCAGTTACTCACGGTGGTGGTAGCTGCTGTGATCGTGACCAACGTTTTTAGCAGCACGATGGGACTGTTGCAATCAACCATGATCTCGCATTTCGGTCAGCGGTTGCAGTTAGGACTGGTGTTAGAATTTGGTCGCAAACTCTTGCACTTGCCCTTAAGTTATTTTGAATCCCGTCGTAGTGGAGAAATTACCAGCCGTTTGCGAGATATTAGTGAAATTAACCAGTTAGTTTCGCAAATTGTCGCTCACCTACCCAGCCAGATTTTTATTGCGATAATTTCTTTCGCATTCATGGTATTTTATAGCTGGAAGCTAACACTTACCGTCTTACTAGTAGGAATGGTAATGGCTTTCTCTACTGTACCATTTTTACCGACACTACAGCAAAAAACACGCAATCTTTTAATATTATCAGCTGAAAATCAGGGTGTATTAGTAGAAACATTTAAAGGTGCGATGGTGATGAAAACCACAACAGCCGCACCTCAGTTTTGGGATGAATTTCAGAGCCGTTTTGGACGAATGGCAAATTTAACATTTAGTACGATTAAACTCGGTATTCTTAATAGTACTTTTACTCAACTAATCAGTAGTATTGGGGGCATTGCTCTATTAGGTTATGGTAGCGTATTAGTGATTAAAAACGAACTTAGCATCGGTCAAATGCTGGCGTTTAATAGTATGCAGGGAAATGTCATCGGCTTAATTAGTTCTTTAATTGGACTGACTGATGAATATTTTCGGACTCAAACTGCGGTCACTCGCCTGCTAGAAGTGATTGATGCTACTCCAGAATCTGTAGGAGACACTTATAAACCATTTGCCAAAATTTTACCCGATGCTGACATTGAATGTTCGCATATTTGTTTTCATCATGCGGGACGGATAGATTTATTAGAAGATTTTTCAGTCACACTTCCTGGGGGAAAAATTGTTGCTTTGATTGGGCAATCGGGTTGCGGTAAAAGTACTTTATCAAAACTCATTTCAGGATTGTACGAGCCGCAGTCGGGAAATATTCGGATCGGCTTGTATAACTTACAGGATTTATCGCTCGACTGTTTGCGGCAGCAAGTTGTTTTAATTCCTCAAGAACCTCACTTTTGGAGTCGGTCAATTTTAGATAATTTCCGTTTAGGTAATCCTCATCTTGAGTTTGAACAAATAGTGAAAGCTTGTCAAATTGCCAATGCAGATGGCTTTATTAGCCAACTACCAAATAAATATCAGACAGTGTTAGGAGAATTTGGGGCGAACTTGTCTGGAGGACAGCGGCAGAGGTTGGCGATCGCCCGCGCTATTGTGAATAACCCACCCGTGCTGATCTTGGATGAAGCGACATCTGGACTCGATCCGATCGGCGAATTTGAAGTCTTGGAACGGCTGTTTGCTGCCCGTAAAGGCAAAACCACAATTTTGATTACTCACCGTCCTGCCGTGGTCGATCGCGCAGAGTGGGTGGTATTAATGAATCAAGGTAAATTGGTCGTCCAAGGACCCCTATCAGAGTTGCGTCATGCACCAGGGGAACATTTGAAATTTTTCTTACCTTAA
- a CDS encoding CTB family bacteriocin: MINETNNELFVELSDEQQQLVAGGYSWDGYGDNSIYDALGTSLKEKQSVQHLKVGIASTRQGSYVDQDYLNANQSFETDAFKYFTAK, from the coding sequence ATGATTAACGAAACCAACAACGAACTATTTGTCGAACTATCTGACGAGCAACAACAATTAGTCGCAGGTGGTTATTCTTGGGACGGTTACGGTGACAATTCTATCTATGATGCTTTGGGAACCAGTTTGAAAGAGAAGCAATCAGTACAACACCTGAAAGTCGGGATTGCTTCAACTCGTCAAGGTAGCTACGTTGACCAAGATTACTTGAATGCGAACCAAAGCTTTGAAACTGACGCTTTCAAGTACTTTACTGCCAAGTAA